One stretch of Pseudoxanthomonas sp. Root65 DNA includes these proteins:
- the pgeF gene encoding peptidoglycan editing factor PgeF — MNRAPAVLADWPAPAGVHAFTTLRHGAGVSAAPFDTFNLGNKYAADGDDPATVARNRAQLVELAGLPSPPHWLKQVHGIDVLRVETPADPDATEPVADALVTSTPGVVLAILTADCLPVVFAAKDGREIATAHAGWPGLSKGMLEVTLAAMRTPPAEVIAWIGPAAGPARYEVGRDVFDVFVAHDADAEGCFVPTRVGHWLADLPALARRRLVARGMAPTDIHGGDLCTISEPARFFSHRRDGRSGRIATLAWMQP, encoded by the coding sequence ATGAACCGCGCGCCGGCGGTGCTTGCCGACTGGCCGGCACCGGCCGGCGTGCACGCGTTCACCACGCTGCGGCATGGCGCCGGCGTGTCGGCCGCGCCGTTCGACACCTTCAATCTCGGCAACAAATACGCCGCCGACGGCGATGATCCGGCCACGGTGGCGCGCAACCGTGCGCAACTGGTCGAACTCGCCGGCCTGCCGTCACCGCCGCACTGGCTGAAGCAGGTGCACGGCATCGATGTGCTGCGCGTTGAAACCCCCGCCGATCCGGATGCCACGGAACCTGTGGCCGATGCGCTGGTGACCTCGACCCCCGGCGTGGTCCTGGCGATCCTGACCGCCGATTGCCTGCCGGTGGTGTTCGCGGCCAAGGACGGCCGCGAGATCGCCACTGCGCACGCTGGCTGGCCCGGGCTGTCGAAAGGGATGCTGGAGGTCACGCTGGCGGCGATGCGGACACCGCCGGCGGAGGTGATCGCCTGGATCGGCCCGGCGGCGGGACCAGCACGCTACGAAGTGGGCAGGGACGTCTTCGACGTGTTCGTCGCCCACGATGCGGACGCCGAAGGCTGCTTCGTGCCGACGCGCGTGGGCCATTGGCTGGCCGATCTGCCGGCACTCGCACGCCGACGGCTCGTCGCACGTGGCATGGCGCCCACCGACATCCACGGCGGCGATCTCTGCACGATCAGCGAGCCTGCACGCTTCTTCTCGCACCGCCGCGACGGTCGCAGTGGCCGCATCGCCACGCTGGCATGGATGCAGCCGTAA
- a CDS encoding DUF4166 domain-containing protein has protein sequence MDAAVRSLFAQLLGPAFDTLPAPVRALHLAQGIHRYRGDVAVERGGGALSRIVAAATHLPPAGDGPLCVEIDASPDSERWTRFIGGRAMPSRLWRDGDVLCERLGLATFGFRLEVVDAAIVWRVVRVRVFGLSLPARWFTGVGARESAEGERYRFDVWAALPLAGRLVHYRGWLDAG, from the coding sequence ATGGATGCAGCCGTAAGGTCGCTGTTCGCGCAGTTGCTGGGGCCAGCGTTCGATACGCTGCCGGCGCCGGTGCGTGCACTGCATCTGGCGCAGGGCATCCACCGGTATCGGGGTGATGTCGCCGTCGAGCGCGGCGGTGGCGCGCTGTCGCGGATCGTGGCGGCCGCCACGCACCTCCCGCCCGCCGGCGACGGCCCGCTCTGCGTGGAGATCGATGCGTCGCCGGACTCCGAGCGCTGGACCCGCTTCATCGGCGGCCGCGCGATGCCCTCGCGCCTGTGGCGCGACGGCGACGTGCTGTGCGAGCGCCTCGGGCTGGCGACCTTCGGTTTCCGGCTGGAGGTCGTGGACGCGGCCATCGTCTGGCGCGTGGTGCGCGTCCGCGTGTTCGGCCTGTCGCTGCCCGCGCGCTGGTTCACCGGCGTGGGTGCGCGCGAATCCGCCGAGGGCGAACGCTACCGGTTCGATGTATGGGCGGCGTTGCCGCTAGCCGGTCGGCTGGTGCATTACCGGGGATGGCTGGATGCCGGATGA
- a CDS encoding thiol-disulfide oxidoreductase DCC family protein encodes MPDDPARRDGPIIVFDGICVLCNGWVRFLLKHDRAGRYRFAAMQSASGRALLATHGLDPDDPASFLLVDGTQAWTDSDAIQRVLTGLGGAWRLAGMIAWVPRFVRDPLYRWIARHRYRLFGTTECRVPTDEERARFL; translated from the coding sequence ATGCCGGATGATCCCGCGCGCCGCGATGGCCCGATCATCGTCTTCGATGGCATCTGCGTGCTGTGCAACGGCTGGGTGCGGTTCCTGCTGAAGCACGACCGCGCCGGGCGCTACCGCTTCGCCGCGATGCAGTCGGCATCAGGGCGTGCGCTGCTGGCGACGCACGGACTGGACCCCGACGATCCGGCGTCGTTCCTGCTGGTGGACGGAACGCAGGCCTGGACGGACAGCGATGCGATCCAGCGCGTGCTGACCGGCCTGGGCGGCGCGTGGCGACTCGCCGGCATGATCGCCTGGGTGCCGCGCTTCGTGCGCGATCCGCTCTACCGTTGGATCGCACGGCATCGCTACCGCCTGTTCGGCACGACCGAATGCCGCGTGCCGACGGACGAGGAGCGGGCAAGGTTCCTGTAG
- a CDS encoding TonB-dependent receptor — MSRPILAPLGAAIALALALPATAQTAPVGATDLDAVIVTGTRATDRTALESTSPIDVLTAEDIRRAGVLNGELGSALQALLPSLNFPRQSNSGGADHIRAAQLRGLSPNQVLVLVNGKRRHSSALVNTDSKIGKGNTPVDFNAIPVSAIKRIEVLRDGAGAQYGSDAVAGVINVILNDAPEGGAFEASYGAHHTKVEPIDQTVTDGQTGFFSAQVGDRIGDGGFFRVGLEYKQREGTNRAGFDQIPFFEEQTPDNLALAGQRNYVLGDGSSRDINAWLNAAVPLGESAEFYAFGTYHQSDTEGANYFRYPDGVANWKEVYPNGYRPISEGENLDLAGVAGVRGQWGEWDYDASLNHGRNEFTYRLRNSLNASLGPASPTRFKTGDYESAQTLANFDLSRVFGAHTFATGVEFRHETFETGAGDPASYAAGPFTDRPTGSQAGGGLTPQDTADLDRDVSSLYASLSSQWGEKFTTDLAARYEHYDDFGGELTGKAAARYEFAPAFALRGSVSNNFRAPSLSQIGFESTSTGYDASGQLTQGRLLSVNNPIARALGAQDLDPEKALNLSLGFTSRIGEHFDLSLDVFRIDIDDRVAITERITGDALTDFVLDNFGVPGVQSANFFINAADTRTEGAELVANWRQQLGDGNLLLTGAYSYAKTELKNIAATPAELLAIDPGYVLFGVEESNTLTDAAPRTRGIFTASWDSTAWSLLGRVTRHGSAKRVFNFGGGFEPEQTYGAEWQLDAEVEYRVSPKWSVALGGLNLTDEYPDLSSADISYFGNLPYDVLSPIGSNGAYYYTRVRYTF; from the coding sequence ATGTCCCGCCCTATCCTTGCTCCGCTCGGCGCCGCCATCGCGCTGGCACTCGCCCTCCCCGCCACCGCCCAGACCGCGCCCGTCGGCGCCACCGACCTCGATGCCGTGATCGTCACCGGCACCCGCGCCACCGACCGCACCGCACTGGAGTCCACCTCGCCCATCGACGTGCTGACCGCCGAGGACATCCGCCGGGCCGGCGTGCTCAACGGCGAACTGGGCAGCGCGCTGCAGGCGCTGCTGCCGTCGCTGAACTTCCCGCGCCAGTCCAACTCCGGCGGCGCCGACCACATCCGCGCGGCGCAGCTGCGGGGTTTGAGCCCCAACCAGGTGCTGGTGCTGGTCAACGGCAAGCGCCGCCACAGCAGCGCGCTGGTCAACACCGACAGCAAGATCGGCAAGGGCAACACGCCGGTGGACTTCAACGCCATCCCGGTCAGTGCGATCAAGCGCATCGAGGTGCTGCGCGACGGCGCCGGCGCCCAGTACGGCTCGGATGCCGTGGCCGGCGTCATCAACGTGATCCTCAACGACGCGCCGGAAGGCGGTGCGTTCGAGGCCAGTTATGGCGCGCACCACACCAAGGTGGAACCGATCGACCAGACCGTCACCGACGGCCAGACCGGGTTCTTCAGTGCGCAAGTCGGCGACCGGATCGGCGACGGCGGCTTCTTCCGCGTGGGCCTGGAATACAAGCAGCGCGAGGGCACCAACCGCGCCGGTTTCGACCAGATTCCGTTCTTCGAGGAACAGACACCCGACAACCTCGCGCTGGCCGGCCAGCGCAACTACGTACTGGGCGACGGCAGTTCGCGCGACATCAACGCATGGCTCAACGCCGCCGTACCGCTGGGCGAATCGGCCGAGTTCTACGCGTTCGGCACCTACCACCAGAGCGATACCGAAGGCGCCAACTACTTCCGCTACCCCGACGGCGTGGCGAACTGGAAGGAGGTCTACCCGAACGGCTATCGCCCGATTTCCGAAGGCGAGAACCTGGACCTGGCCGGCGTGGCCGGCGTGCGCGGTCAGTGGGGCGAGTGGGATTACGACGCCAGCCTCAACCACGGCCGCAACGAGTTCACCTACCGCCTGCGCAACTCGCTCAATGCCTCGCTCGGGCCGGCCAGCCCGACGCGCTTCAAGACCGGCGACTACGAGTCGGCGCAGACGCTGGCGAACTTCGACCTGAGCCGCGTGTTCGGCGCACACACCTTCGCCACCGGCGTGGAATTCCGCCACGAGACCTTCGAGACCGGCGCCGGCGATCCGGCCTCCTACGCGGCCGGTCCCTTCACCGACCGCCCCACCGGTTCGCAAGCCGGTGGCGGACTGACGCCGCAGGACACCGCCGACCTCGACCGCGACGTCTCCAGCCTCTACGCCAGCCTCAGCAGCCAGTGGGGCGAGAAGTTCACCACCGACCTCGCCGCGCGCTACGAGCACTACGACGACTTCGGTGGCGAACTGACCGGCAAGGCGGCCGCGCGCTACGAATTCGCACCGGCGTTCGCGCTGCGCGGTTCGGTATCGAACAACTTCCGCGCCCCGTCGCTGAGCCAGATCGGTTTCGAGTCCACCTCCACCGGCTACGATGCCTCCGGCCAGCTCACCCAGGGCCGCCTGCTGTCGGTCAACAATCCGATCGCCCGCGCGCTGGGCGCGCAGGATCTGGACCCGGAAAAGGCGCTGAACCTCAGCCTCGGCTTCACCAGCCGCATCGGCGAGCACTTCGACCTGTCGCTGGACGTGTTCCGCATCGACATCGACGACCGCGTGGCGATCACCGAACGCATCACCGGCGACGCGCTGACCGATTTCGTGCTGGACAATTTCGGTGTGCCGGGCGTGCAGAGCGCCAACTTCTTCATCAACGCCGCCGACACCCGGACCGAAGGCGCCGAACTGGTCGCCAACTGGCGCCAGCAACTCGGCGACGGCAACCTGCTGCTGACCGGTGCCTACAGCTATGCCAAGACCGAGCTGAAGAACATCGCCGCCACGCCGGCCGAACTGCTGGCGATCGATCCGGGCTACGTGCTGTTCGGCGTGGAGGAGAGCAACACGCTGACCGATGCCGCGCCGCGCACGCGCGGCATCTTCACCGCCAGTTGGGACAGCACGGCCTGGTCGCTGCTGGGCCGCGTCACCCGCCATGGCAGCGCCAAGCGCGTGTTCAACTTCGGCGGCGGCTTCGAGCCGGAGCAGACCTATGGCGCGGAATGGCAGCTGGATGCGGAAGTCGAGTACCGCGTCTCGCCGAAGTGGAGCGTGGCGCTGGGCGGCCTGAACCTGACCGATGAATACCCGGACCTGTCGAGCGCGGACATTTCCTATTTCGGCAACCTGCCCTACGACGTGCTGTCGCCGATCGGCAGCAACGGCGCGTACTACTACACCCGGGTGCGCTACACGTTCTGA
- a CDS encoding DUF3574 domain-containing protein, protein MSHRAVSLLVLLALAGCASTPPPSPASATTAALEGDALRPASASGWVRSELYFGVGEETGPAERPQAEPITEATWRAFLDKEVTARFPDGLTVFDAYGQWLFRGATEPNRLKTKVLVVLHEDTPQRRADIEAIRLAWKQATGHQSVLWSRHAVDVSF, encoded by the coding sequence ATGTCGCATCGTGCTGTCTCGCTGCTGGTCCTTCTCGCGCTCGCCGGGTGTGCGTCCACGCCGCCGCCGTCCCCGGCGTCCGCCACCACGGCTGCGCTGGAAGGCGATGCGTTGCGCCCGGCCAGTGCCAGCGGCTGGGTCCGCAGTGAGCTGTACTTCGGCGTAGGGGAAGAGACCGGGCCGGCCGAGCGCCCGCAGGCCGAGCCCATCACCGAAGCGACCTGGCGTGCCTTCCTCGACAAGGAAGTGACCGCGCGATTTCCCGATGGCCTGACCGTCTTCGACGCCTACGGCCAGTGGCTGTTCCGCGGCGCGACCGAGCCCAACCGGCTGAAGACCAAGGTGCTGGTGGTGCTGCACGAGGACACCCCGCAGCGCCGCGCCGACATCGAGGCCATCCGCCTGGCGTGGAAGCAGGCCACCGGCCACCAGTCGGTGCTGTGGTCGCGGCATGCGGTGGACGTATCCTTCTGA